From the Candidatus Omnitrophota bacterium genome, one window contains:
- a CDS encoding site-specific integrase, with protein MKLTKSVVDKASFAHSMSEEKKQCIFWDDELKGFGLRVFPSGVKTFVVGYRLRGRYRLTSIGRYGVFTVETARKAAQEILFNAAKGIDAAEEKAAARRGDTMADLCAEFFEQHSKIHKRSWKDDKRQIEKIILPTLGKKRIDAVTRHHVSTLHKQYGERAPYQANRVLSLLSKIFEWARLMGYTKSGFENPARGIKKFREEKRDRWITPDELPRLAEAINEEKNIYAKTAFWLLLLTGLRLNELLSARWADIDLSREEWRIPQTKAGRIHHVPLSAAALDILKSIPKCSRNPFVFVGVKEGAHLVNIDKAWRRIKARAGLHDVRIHDLRRTCGSWMASSGVSLPIIGKALNHSNQSTTAVYARLGENPVKGAFEDYGGKILNIAAIRKAKKETA; from the coding sequence ATGAAATTAACGAAAAGCGTAGTTGACAAGGCTTCGTTTGCTCACTCCATGAGCGAAGAAAAAAAACAGTGCATTTTTTGGGATGACGAGTTGAAAGGATTCGGGCTTCGCGTTTTCCCGTCTGGCGTCAAAACCTTTGTTGTGGGCTACCGGCTGCGTGGGCGTTATCGGCTTACATCCATCGGGCGCTATGGCGTGTTTACTGTTGAAACGGCGCGCAAGGCGGCGCAAGAAATCCTTTTCAATGCGGCGAAGGGCATTGACGCGGCGGAAGAGAAAGCGGCGGCGCGCCGGGGCGATACGATGGCGGATTTATGCGCGGAATTCTTCGAACAGCATTCGAAAATTCATAAACGCAGTTGGAAAGATGACAAACGGCAAATCGAAAAAATAATCCTTCCAACGCTTGGGAAAAAGCGCATCGACGCAGTAACGCGACATCACGTTAGCACCCTTCATAAGCAATACGGAGAACGTGCGCCGTACCAAGCGAACCGCGTTCTCTCTCTCTTATCTAAAATCTTCGAATGGGCGAGGTTGATGGGCTACACGAAAAGCGGTTTCGAAAATCCGGCGCGCGGCATAAAAAAATTCAGAGAAGAGAAGCGCGATAGGTGGATAACGCCTGACGAGCTCCCACGTTTGGCGGAAGCGATTAACGAAGAAAAAAACATATACGCGAAGACGGCGTTTTGGTTGCTTCTTTTGACTGGTTTGAGACTGAATGAATTGTTGTCGGCGCGATGGGCAGACATTGATCTCTCACGAGAAGAATGGAGAATTCCACAAACAAAGGCCGGGCGAATTCATCATGTTCCCTTAAGCGCAGCGGCATTGGATATTCTTAAATCCATCCCTAAATGTTCGAGAAATCCATTCGTTTTCGTTGGAGTTAAAGAAGGCGCTCATCTAGTCAACATTGATAAGGCATGGCGACGCATAAAAGCTCGTGCGGGTCTTCACGATGTAAGAATCCACGATTTACGCAGAACATGCGGTTCTTGGATGGCGTCCAGCGGAGTATCTCTGCCCATCATAGGCAAAGCCTTGAATCATTCCAACCAGTCAACAACGGCGGTTTATGCTCGTCTTGGTGAAAATCCAGTTAAAGGGGCGTTTGAAGATTATGGCGGGAAAATCTTAAACATTGCGGCTATTCGCAAAGCGAAGAAAGAAACCGCTTAG